aaaatttgaaattagtctatatttgaaatgtttgactgatttagttttttatttttataaatgtgtaaatttagtttttttaatcaaatcaaattttgttaatttgtgtacattttagttatttttaatattttataatctttttattttaaaatgtaatgtaataaattaagaatataaaatgtGCGTGGGAGAATGCGTGTctctataaaatatatgaaaattctTTTTATCAAGTATGTTAGGTCAAATTTCATTAGTAttctcttttatcattttttttcctacTACCAAATTAACTTTTCGTATATgcttagataaaaaaaaaaaaaaaacatctctAAAAACTTTAGTTAAACATTTAGcacatcaaattttgaaaataaagagaTTTAGTGTGAAGTTAATACGTTATTCacttgttattaaaaaatattaatgtatccATTACAATAACatgtattataaatttcattatCAATATCTTTTTTGTTAGTGAGTAATTCACATTACTTTCAAAGTAACAGTTAGAATGATTCTTTTGCTTTCTATAAAGCTTTATAGGTCCAAATTTGCaattaatgtttatattaaaattaagtcTTCTGCCTTAAAAGTCTATTTAATGATTAGTGTATACTTTATAACCGtttatatatagtatttaaatacaaaattgatacctttatatttaatttactaaTAAACAGAATAACCCTTGttacttttgttttatgtttttataattattattgaaaattcataaataatgttttgaataattaatattttttaagaaataattctTTTCAGCTATTCTACTATTCCTCtaacaaaaactttttttaaagaaaattgaagATTAATTTTGATGATAAAACAAATACAGGGTATAAAAGCATCTTTATCGTTCATTACTCACACAAATACAGggtataaaaaactaaatttaaattcataatatttcttaaatatgACATACATCACTAAAATCTAATCACATCAATATAAtctaaatttagttattttgtaCAACACATGAGTTTgatcaaaatttaacaaatcaaTTTCAAAAAGAGATAAACAATTTAACTCTTTAGATACCCattataattaacaatgttaTCAAACAATATATTCCTTCAACTTTCTTTGTAGAATTAAAAAATCTTCCAACTTTtgaatcttataatttttttaatatatagtttGAAAAAATGGATGTTGTTTGTTAATTAGTAGAATGTTGTGGCATTTGAAATTTAGGTGAAGATGAGTTGTTTGATAGTGTTGGATCATTGATGATAATTGGTAGATTTCGTGGCAATGAGGAAGATGTAGACATCATCTTTATGAACTACACTCTTCATTTAAAAACAACTAACTTTTTGTTCAAACCTTCTGTCAATGTTCCTTTCACTTCTGGTGTTTGAAACTGATATACATCTCAACAAAATTTACATCATCTGCATAAAATATTTAGCaaaccattaaaaaaatttactttttcatacaataattaattaatttcaactttAATTAACTAATCATATATAAAGGGAATACCTATATCTGTCATGATCCTTAGATTTGAATATgtagtttgatttttgttttttatatattaaaattgaatttaatagttaaattcTAAACAAATTGGTGGACTGAGTATTCAACTATGAATTCAATTCTATTAATATAGTATTTATCAGTTAACTTGGTGTAGTTTAGTACAACAATTTTTTAACTACAGTTACCCAGACTCTAAGTTTATAAATATACCTAAACAttaaaggaaataaaattaatcagaCTTTTCATTTctatactatttttaaaaattgtattttgtctctaaattaaattatatatctatttatttctttgtattttataaaagttacgTGGGACCTCTCCTCAACAattcttatataaattttatattatattttattatgaaattttggcACGTGGAAAATACTTTACATGTATGTTAAGAATTAagttttaaatctaattcaatcttataaaattaaattgtaaggtgagatttatacttactttatatattgtaaattgatttttatttttagttgatgtgAAATTTTTAACACACACATTTCACATTAAGACATATACGTATTGAGTGAGACTAAAAATCAATGAATGGATGATCCAGGATCGAGTAGAATAATATAGCTAACAAACAACACACTTTGCTAAAATACACTCTATACCATATGGTATGCAGTGGATTTTAAACATTTGTTGGTTGAATATTTCACgtaactttaaaaaatgaaatagatataaaatttactttaggaacaaaatataatttttaaaagtagttTTGGAGATAAAAAATACACACCACAAAAAAATATCCAATTTTCTGACGgcaaaaatttgtatataaagaCCAAAATTcgtatacaaaattataaatttgtttataattgaatattACCGACGGATTATATAGGAAAAACAATTTGTACATAATGATAGCATAagtattttacataaaaaaaaaccatcTAGTACTCGAGATCTTAGTTAAAGTTTACCAATAAAGAATTCACAAGATGGAATAAAGCATTTTCAATGTGTCTAGATTTGGATGGTCTGcattttgataataaattattgcaAGCCCTTCTAAAGTAAGAAGAATTTGATAAAGAGAGAGAGGTATGTTATGGGGTTGAAACTTGATTATTATTAGCTAGGACGAAGGATAAAGTTGTTGCATGTTCtctctattttaattatttttgaaggCAATGACGACTTTAGAAGGAAACACTTTTGTGAGAGAACTTTCAAGTTGTCAAATGAGGTAAGCCTAACTCCTCACTCACCCCTCTCAAAAAAAAGCATGAAATGCATATATATCAACCACCATCTTTTATTATGCTTTAATAACAAGAATGCTTTTTGTTTCATACAATATCCTATACTACAAACCATCACATGATGTCTTTCTAACCaactttctttaatatttttttatacttaattaaatttttttaatatttaagtcCAAAACATGAcattaatttaagtttaatatattaaacttaaaaagaGTGTATTAGATTAAGATTTTAACgagttttaaaataagtttattaacATCAATGTCTATGACATGACTGATAAGAGAGAATTCAACATAGAAATACAATACTAatcaaatataaactaaatttaagaaattaatgtctactacaaaaaaaaactttattattcatggattttttttttcacatatttttttatggataaaaaatatgttttccaTGGATACTTTTTCCCGGATGTTTTTTCAtggataaaaaatatgttttcatgaaaaaaatagatatttctCATGCATTATTTCCTACAAATATGTTTTCTACAGATTTTTGTTCGTGggaaatatatgaaaagaataatattatccACAAATTTTGAGGATTTTTCACGAATTTTGAgcatgaaaattttaaatttttcttgtagtaatcattttcaattttaaatttaaaatgaattataagaTAATTTAGTGGTAATGTTGAAAAAGAGATTATAGAATAAGTGAATTTAAATCCTCTCATTAAGATTTAAAGATTATAAGATTGGTTtagaaattgtaaaaaaaatattatgagttTAACTCTCTCATtaattaaatactaataattaatatttttaaattttttattaataaaataccaACAACTAACCGAAAAACATAGTTTTAGCAATCCTATGAGAATTAAAGAGCTGTAAAGTTGAAACAAATGGGTGGTATTATGATTACTGTGAGCAGCTGaatctcctctctctctctctctccattaGTGAAGTCATTTGCAGGGTAATCATGATTAATGAGTACAATCCATGGCTGCACATgatgtttttcttaattaatgttCTTTAATTTGCCACCTAAGATTGTTTACTTCTGTCGGTGCTTCAGCCATTGACACCACAACAGGTTCACCACATCCTCCACTTATTTAATTACATTCACGAAAAAATATccttttttatgtttcttatCCACTCCAACAattccattattttttaattggttgTGATTAGGTTTACAGAGAGAGTCTTATAAAAAATCAATACTAATTAGACTTGAGTTTAATTATataagatattgatattattttttattcaaaattttaagataataaatttatgggtctttattttatatagcgttctattttatcatttttagttaatataaaatttagattcACATTTGGATTCTTAACTTATTGTGGTCGGAAGAAGatattttgagaaaataaataactatttttttaatcaacaaCTAACTTCAGTGATTTATCATGGTGGCAGTGATTAATCATCTTTGATTGGTGGATGGATCGGTTAGGTTAGACGATAAGAGCAAGTGGTAGttttcgtttttgttttttttcgtCTACCAAATATTTGATCCTTTTTTGTTTGATGCGAAGATCACAAGCGATAATAACGAAGACAACatgtattatcattatttttatcttaaactttACTCACGTCAATGAAGTAGATTAGTGGGATTAGCTTCACTTAATACAACATTTTTCATTAGTTATGGTTCAATAAAACACAACAACTttaacaaatcaaaattttaatgttcATTATCTGTAGGGGCAAGACTTGGTTAGTGCATGCACACACGAGTGGCAGAGATTCTCAGGATTTTCCTGTTTTCAAGCTTTTAAAAACTGaagaatttattaattaatttccaccTAAAATCTTACACATGGGTTAAATATAGAACAATTTTCCCaatcattaattaaattcaaaatgttaaaacttgtacatttattattagtattcaacagaaaaagtatttaagtatatgtttatttctttcaataaaTACACGggtgaaatattttaatttataactcTGACTTTACAAAATTTTCCAAATGAGATAGAAAAATGAACAGTAGAATGGAATGACAACAGTTTGGGCCctgtttttttctaaaatggttGAAATTTATGTCAAGTGTTTTTCCACGTTTTTGACTGCAATCAATTATTCgaccatgaaaaaaaaaaaaaaccaccaAGAAAAATCCGAATACTACAATGCCACTACCACTACTACTACATTACATCGTACATTGTTGTACATTGGTGATGTTATGATATGCATCAAGATAGATAACCAACAAGTTTGTGTCCACCAAAACAAAACCCTTCAATTCCTCACCCACTTCCGCCAtgggagagaaagagaaagagaagaggaACAAGAACAAGAAGCAGAAGCACCAGCACCCGAATGACCAAACCACAAAGCACAACTCCGATTTCTCCTTCAAGCCAAGCTCAGAGGTAAAGGGTATCCGATTCGGAGGCCAATTCATAGTGAAATCCTTCACAATCAGAAGGGCGCGGCCATTGGAGCTTCTCAAGGTTCTTTCTTTCCCACCAACCAACAACACCAACAAACCAAAAGACAAGCTTCCCTTCCCTTCAACCACAGCATTCTTGCCAACAAACTTCACCATCTTGGCGCACCATGCTTGGCACACCCTCACCCTCGGCCTCGGCACCAAGAAGTCAAAGGTTGTTCTTTTCGTGTTCGAAACCGAGGCCATGAAGGCCTCCGTGGACAGAATATGGCCACCGGAGATAGCACTCGGTGATGTGAACAAAAGACTCATAAGGGGCCTCAATGGATGTGAAATGGCGAGGTTCAAGTTCAGAAAAGGGTGCATAACATTCTATGTCTATGCTGTTAGACAAGTCGGAAGCTTTGGTTTTTCCTGTGCTGAGGATCTCAGAACCATTCTGCAGTCTGTGGTGGAGCTTAAAGATTTCTTGGATCACACTGCCATGCTTTCCATGCCTCACCAGAGAAGCATCAGTTACTCAGAGTCACACCCCCAGGTAGCCATGGCTCATTAGGCCTAGCTCTGTGaatcaatcatcatcatcatcagtatcagagtttttttattttatatatgaatatagATGTGTCCAAGTGCTTCACATtaacatcatcttcatcattagGGTCTTGAAAGATAAATCCTTTGGCTTAATCTGTTAACTTGGTTTCTAGTCTTTGGAATTTTGGGAGGCTTATTATTGGTTTATTTGTTCATGATCTTGTTTgatctgtatttttttttccttttgaaaaTTTGGGGAAAATGAAAGTGTAATGTAGCTTGAATAATTGGATACTAAATCAGTGGATGACTGAATCCAGGAGTTGCAATGCAATTGTCCTTTTTGTTGACAACTgctaaattaatacaaatttgtCAAATGGGTTGCAGATGATGcttacttttttgttttattaccACCTACAATCTGAAAAAACTCCagacaaacatttttttttcttccagcAATAGTTGCAATGTATGTTCCTCATTTGTTCACAACTCCAGACATGATTCTGTAAATTTATCTATCTCTGCATATTTTCATCTGACAACAGCACAAAACCAAAGTCTAGTAGTAGTTGAAAGTTATGGTAAGAAAAACTTGTTTTTGTTCTCTGTGAAGATTAAATATACCACAACAACAGATTATAATCAAACACAATGCTTCTTGAAAGAAGTTATCTAAAAGAAGTTATTTAACTAATATAATAGTTTGCTGCTACTGGGTAATAAGCAAGAGACAAATGCTGCCAAATTCAAGTTTTCTTCTGCAATCTGTTTTTGTGGTAAATTGTGCCACTATACTATCTATCCCGTGATCCATGAAATATTATCATTACAAAAGTATTCCATAAGTAGAAAAATGCCAAATGATTCTGAATTTTTAATATAGGAAGAAAAACTTTGACTGTCTGAAGAATGAGGATTACATTAAATTCTTCAGTTCAGATGTGAACACAGTAAAACATTACTGGTAGTAGAGTTTTGTTCAGCAGGATCaatggagaaggaaggaggaaaagTAATTGATTGTAATGGTTCAGAAaagtgaaggaagaaaaaaataaagaaagagatcACATTTCTTTTTCTGCTGTGCCCACCTGTGGCTTTAATCATGGGGTGTTAGGACCCATGTCAA
This region of Vigna unguiculata cultivar IT97K-499-35 chromosome 5, ASM411807v1, whole genome shotgun sequence genomic DNA includes:
- the LOC114185038 gene encoding uncharacterized protein LOC114185038, which codes for MGEKEKEKRNKNKKQKHQHPNDQTTKHNSDFSFKPSSEVKGIRFGGQFIVKSFTIRRARPLELLKVLSFPPTNNTNKPKDKLPFPSTTAFLPTNFTILAHHAWHTLTLGLGTKKSKVVLFVFETEAMKASVDRIWPPEIALGDVNKRLIRGLNGCEMARFKFRKGCITFYVYAVRQVGSFGFSCAEDLRTILQSVVELKDFLDHTAMLSMPHQRSISYSESHPQVAMAH